The following proteins are co-located in the Heliorestis convoluta genome:
- a CDS encoding peptidoglycan recognition protein family protein encodes MNQGVIRKRSIQFNFSSRLGQSIRYIVVHDTGNTKIGADSEAHFRYFNGGNRQASAHYFVDDRQILQLVEDVNASWHCGDGRGRYGITNQNSIGVEICINGDGDYEKAIHQTKYLIKLLMQQHGVPIERVVRHFDASGKVCPGTMGANHWARWHLFKEQVQEKGPDSLALSLDILVQKGIIQSPDYWLGHAREGKSVRGDFAGILLERVASYLMH; translated from the coding sequence GTGAATCAAGGTGTGATACGGAAAAGATCTATTCAATTTAACTTCTCTAGTCGCTTGGGGCAAAGCATTCGTTATATTGTTGTTCATGATACAGGCAATACGAAAATAGGTGCTGATAGTGAGGCCCATTTCCGTTACTTTAATGGTGGCAATCGACAAGCTTCGGCTCATTATTTTGTTGACGATAGGCAGATCTTGCAACTTGTTGAAGATGTGAATGCTTCTTGGCATTGTGGTGATGGTAGAGGTCGCTATGGTATTACCAATCAGAATTCGATTGGTGTGGAGATTTGCATCAATGGTGACGGCGATTATGAGAAAGCTATACATCAGACGAAGTATTTGATCAAGCTTCTAATGCAGCAACACGGTGTTCCTATAGAGAGAGTGGTTCGCCATTTTGATGCTAGTGGAAAAGTATGTCCGGGAACTATGGGAGCCAATCATTGGGCTCGGTGGCATCTGTTTAAGGAGCAAGTACAGGAAAAAGGGCCTGATAGCCTTGCCTTGTCTTTAGACATCTTGGTGCAAAAAGGGATTATTCAATCACCTGATTACTGGCTTGGCCATGCTCGAGAAGGTAAAAGTGTGAGAGGTGATTTTGCTGGTATCTTACTTGAGCGTGTGGCTTCCTACTTGATGCATTAA
- a CDS encoding YjfB family protein, whose amino-acid sequence MDIAALSILMNQSQVRQEASISVLKMALDTSQVQSADLAKMMQANTKTMEQSVNPHVGARIDVTL is encoded by the coding sequence GTGGATATCGCCGCCCTATCCATTCTGATGAACCAATCACAAGTTCGTCAAGAAGCATCTATATCGGTACTCAAGATGGCCCTAGACACATCGCAAGTGCAGAGTGCCGATCTTGCGAAAATGATGCAGGCCAATACAAAGACCATGGAGCAGTCTGTCAACCCGCATGTGGGTGCTCGTATAGATGTAACATTATGA
- a CDS encoding copper amine oxidase N-terminal domain-containing protein produces MKSSILFTLAFLFITFHSVQALEPEVIVDVVPEQYPLYEDKIEAMILQERALVPLREAAEKLGYHIEWNGEERKVFVQKDNTEIVLFIDSTEALVNGERKSLDVPPILIDNRTYAPIRFLAEETNYNVHYSRRYVQFGYAPEVFVTFYTMVPDEEWEIIYHDSDNYSQQGCDEMPSSYCYQSLNAQGQTVRNIRIGSSLAEVKKAYGIPRNKSIDEHGSGTLAYAGPFTPQSGDFNEMQFHFENGIVIEHIVPYGN; encoded by the coding sequence GTGAAATCATCCATACTTTTTACCCTGGCTTTTCTTTTCATCACATTCCACAGTGTCCAGGCTTTAGAACCGGAAGTCATTGTCGACGTTGTACCAGAACAGTACCCTCTCTATGAGGACAAGATAGAGGCCATGATCTTACAAGAGCGTGCCCTTGTTCCTTTAAGAGAAGCAGCAGAGAAGCTTGGCTACCACATAGAGTGGAATGGTGAAGAAAGAAAAGTGTTCGTTCAAAAAGATAACACTGAAATTGTTCTGTTTATTGATAGCACAGAGGCTCTCGTTAACGGAGAACGAAAAAGTCTTGATGTGCCACCAATACTTATAGACAACAGAACCTATGCACCCATCCGCTTCCTCGCTGAAGAAACCAACTACAATGTCCACTACAGCCGGCGTTATGTACAATTTGGATATGCACCTGAAGTATTTGTTACCTTCTATACGATGGTGCCTGATGAAGAATGGGAAATTATCTACCACGACAGTGATAACTACAGCCAACAAGGGTGCGATGAAATGCCTTCTTCCTATTGCTACCAAAGCCTCAACGCCCAAGGGCAAACAGTGCGAAATATTAGAATCGGTTCTTCCCTTGCAGAAGTTAAAAAAGCCTACGGCATACCTAGAAACAAAAGCATTGATGAACATGGATCAGGAACGCTTGCTTACGCGGGGCCTTTTACGCCCCAGAGCGGCGACTTTAACGAAATGCAATTTCATTTTGAAAATGGAATCGTTATAGAACACATAGTTCCTTATGGGAACTAG